A stretch of Oxyura jamaicensis isolate SHBP4307 breed ruddy duck chromosome 27, BPBGC_Ojam_1.0, whole genome shotgun sequence DNA encodes these proteins:
- the TNS4 gene encoding tensin-4: MSQVIQNHVLRVGQTVHIPSPEDSKRLHAAGYAGCSALPTSCCYYSTGGWADPKAVGCPKGRLVPGAGLYGAHPVLEHPAGAQGQQEASLERAGVPRQPQQQQGDAGTEPDAHLGSPSLDISIESLNKLILEIDPTFQPLTCKPVKDTAQPASQGDATATKKHEPEVTDIKYIEMTPARAKCTEVLQGSSSPFSRSPQSHGFLPPKGAPRGNYTNGSVVFSSPAGPESPRLAPPGWAGFQSCGKASESIAVPLHCAAGQQDSISYGPGALGTSPGFDNLLKPVHVVRAQQRTSGVSQLSMSPSSDTSYVFGSSTHSLHNDDSDAACPSPAGSMGSPQPPSPSIRSPSGEPFTPASHQPRAACPTKTNACLSQKGQASSCPPSILNSAADIPVLLVNGCREQGDASPRLTAASPASTKQTSAASLSPTSGLGGLNNALSAPALSCVTDSPLGAGQPTMKFVMDTSKYWFKPSISRDRAIQLLKDKEPGTFVVRDSTSYRGSFGLAMKVPGSPSGSQTGEDSSELIRHFLIESSAKGVHLKGASEELYFGSLSAFVYQHAITPLALPCKLCIPTRDLADEDSPDCAPEPALSLLKKSAECNVLYLSSVSMETLAGAPAIQKAISSTFELETLPTPTLVHFKVSEQGITLTDIQRKVFFRRHYPLATVRCCGMDPENRKWQKYCKSSRIFGFVAKNQTDSENLCHLFAEYDPVQPASLVIDLVRRLLPGP, encoded by the exons ATGTCACAGGTCATCCAAAACCACGTGCTGCGCGTTGGCCAGACCGTGCACATCCCCTCGCCGGAGGACAGCAAGCGCCTGCACGCGGCGGGGTACGCGGGCTGCTCCGCGCTGCCGACGTCGTGCTGCTACTACTCGACGGGCGGCTGGGCTGACCCCAAGGCTGTGGGGTGCCCCAAGGGACGcctggtgcctggagcagggctgtaCGGAGCCCACCCTGTGCTGGAGCACCCAGCTGGTGCtcaggggcagcaggaggcctCCCTGGAGCGAGCCGGGGTCCCTCGccagccgcagcagcagcagggggacgCCGGCACGGAGCCTGATGCGCACCTCGGCTCTCCTTCCTTGGACATTTCAATAGAGAGCCTCAACAAGCTGATCCTAGAGATCGATCCGACCTTCCAGCCGCTCACGTGCAAGCCGGTGAAGGACACGGCCCAGCCCGCTTCCCAAGGAGATGCCACGGCCACCAAGAAGCACGAGCCGGAGGTGACAG ACATCAAGTACATCGAGATGACGCCAGCCAGAGCCAAGTGTACcgaggtgctgcagggctcctccagccccttctCCAGATCCCCCCAGAGCCACGGCTTCCTGCCCCCGAAAGGGGCACCCAGAGGCAACTACACCAACGGCAGCGTCGTTTTctccagcccagcagggccCGAGAGCCCCCGGTTGGCCCCCCCGGGCTGGGCTGGCTTCCAGAGCTGCGGCAAAGCCTCCGAGAGCATCGCCGTGCCCCTGCACTGCGCGGCCGGCCAGCAGGACAGCATCTCCTACGGCCCCGGCGCGCTCGGCACCTCGCCGGGCTTTGACAACTTGCTGAAGCCCGTGCACGTGGTGAGGGCTCAGCAGAGGACCAGCGGGGTCTCGCAGCTCTCCATGAGCCCCAGCTCGGACACCAGCTACGTCTTCGGGAG cagcacccactCGCTCCACAACGACGACTCCGATGCCGCCTGCCCGTCCCCTGCCGGCTCCatgggcagcccccagcctccttccccGAGCATCAGGTCCCCCTCCGGAGAACCTTTCACCCCGGCTTCCCAccagccccgggcagcctgCCCCACCAAAACCAACGCCTGCCTGTCCCAGAAGGGgcaggccagcagctgccccccttCCATCCTCAACTCGGCGGCCGACATCCCGGTGCTGCTGGTGAACGGGTGCCGGGAACAAGGAGATGCGTCCCCCCGGCTGACTGCAGCCTCCCCGGCCTCTACCAAGCAGACCTCCgctgccagcctcagcccaACCTCAGGGCTCGGCGGCCTGAACAACGCGCTGTCAGCACCAGCGCTCTCCTGCGTCACCGACA GTCCCCTCGGGGCTGGCCAGCCGACCATGAAGTTTGTGATGGACACATCGAAGTACTGGTTCAAGCCGAGCATAAGCAGGGACCGAG CAATCCAGCTGCTGAAGGACAAGGAGCCAGGCACGTTCGTTGTGCGGGACAGCACGTCGTACCGGGGCTCCTTCGGGCTGGCCATGAAGGTTCCCGGCTCTCCGTCCGGCAGCCAGACAG GCGAGGACAGCAGCGAGCTCATCCGGCACTTCCTCATCGAGTCGTCGGCCAAAGGGGTGCACCTGAAAGGAGCCAGCGAGGAGCTGTATTTCG GGAGCCTCTCCGCCTTCGTGTACCAGCACGCCATCACCCCGCTGGCGCTGCCCTGCAAGCTCTGCATCCCCACCCGAG ATCTCGCTGACGAAGACAGCCCTGACTGCGCCCCGGAGCCCGCGCTGTCCCTGCTGAAGAAATCTGCTG AGTGCAACGTCCTGTACCTCAGCTCGGTGAGCATGGAGACGCTGGCGGGGGCTCCGGCCATCCAGAAGGCCATCTCCTCCACCTTCGAGCTGGAGACGCTGCCCACGCCAACCCTCGTGCACTTCAAAGTGTCGGAGCAGGGCATCACGCTGACGGACATCCAGAGGAA GGTGTTTTTCAGGAGGCATTACCCCTTGGCCACCGTCCGGTGTTGCGGGATGGATCCTGAGAACAGAAA GTGGCAGAAGTACTGCAAGTCCTCCAG gaTCTTCGGGTTCGTGGCCAAAAACCAGACGGATTCGGAGAACCTGTGCCACCTGTTTGCAGAGTACGACCCCGTGCAGCCGGCGTCGCTCGTCATCGACCTGGTCAGGAGGCTGCTGCCGGGCCCGTAG